One genomic region from Nocardia vinacea encodes:
- a CDS encoding SDR family NAD(P)-dependent oxidoreductase has translation MSTTLEPEQVSAGHPLTGCRAVVTGAATGVGAAAVAAFLDAGASVVGLFHHTPPPDELKGRCDWLSCDARDRASVDAAFESATAILGGLDILLHAAGVWQPSTPETLTDDEFDFVLDANLRTTILTNQAAFARMRDAGGRIINLGSGEAIRGNPLAPHYAAAKAGVQAWTRSAAAAWGRFDVTVNALAPAVETPGTERFREHLGPAGSAALAERLRETIPLRGELGDPYADLGPVMVFLAGPGSRYMTGQLIAVSGGLQMLGA, from the coding sequence ATGAGTACGACCCTCGAGCCCGAGCAGGTATCGGCGGGCCACCCACTCACCGGCTGCCGCGCCGTGGTGACCGGGGCGGCCACCGGAGTCGGCGCCGCGGCCGTCGCCGCATTCCTGGACGCCGGCGCCAGTGTCGTCGGCCTCTTCCACCACACGCCACCGCCGGACGAGTTGAAGGGGCGCTGCGACTGGTTGTCCTGCGACGCGCGCGACCGCGCTTCCGTCGACGCCGCCTTCGAATCGGCGACGGCGATCCTCGGCGGACTGGATATCCTGTTGCACGCGGCGGGCGTCTGGCAGCCGAGCACCCCGGAGACGCTGACCGATGACGAGTTCGATTTCGTCCTCGACGCCAATCTCCGGACCACGATCCTCACCAACCAGGCCGCGTTCGCGCGCATGCGCGACGCCGGCGGGCGAATCATCAATCTCGGTTCGGGCGAGGCGATTCGCGGGAATCCGCTCGCACCGCACTACGCGGCGGCAAAGGCCGGTGTGCAGGCGTGGACCAGGTCCGCGGCCGCGGCGTGGGGAAGGTTCGACGTTACCGTGAACGCGCTCGCACCAGCGGTCGAGACGCCCGGCACCGAACGGTTCCGGGAGCATCTCGGGCCCGCGGGTTCGGCCGCGCTCGCCGAGCGCCTGCGGGAGACCATCCCGTTGCGCGGCGAACTCGGTGATCCGTATGCCGACCTCGGGCCGGTCATGGTATTCCTGGCCGGACCGGGATCGCGCTATATGACCGGCCAGTTGATCGCGGTCAGCGGTGGATTGCAGATGCTGGGCGCTTGA
- a CDS encoding FadR/GntR family transcriptional regulator, protein MAHRIEADVMRRGWPVGESLGSEVDLRERFGVSRAVLREAVRLVEHHQVAKMRRGPNGGLFICAPDAGPATRAMVIYLEYVGTSVSDLLQARLLLEPIAAGLAAERITEEGIDTLRTALEYEVRHADEPGVQSQDPLHPMLGELSGNPVLHLFIDVLTRLTARYANTSRRLSKAEILSSKETSRIAHRAIIDAVIDGDGARAQTDLTAHLESVAAWIEKHRVRRGPRVAGNVIEPEMVEGPRAKLAEVVAARIHDDIAARGWQVGMVLGSETDMLARYGISRAVLREAVRLLEYHAVAQMRRGPGGGLVVTEPEPQASIDTMALFLEYEGVTADDLRIVRNAIELGIVARVTARYADGDNEVAQRLAAAVRWPTEGPADDPRKADLFHTELADLAGNPVLSLFLSIITELFRRHAAGHDQPLPGDTAAEEVEHVHQLILDAIVQGDAGIARHRMRRHLDALAPWWH, encoded by the coding sequence ATCGCCCATCGTATCGAGGCGGATGTGATGCGCCGCGGCTGGCCGGTGGGCGAGTCCTTGGGATCCGAGGTGGACCTGCGCGAACGCTTCGGGGTCAGCCGCGCGGTACTGCGCGAGGCGGTGCGGCTGGTCGAACATCACCAGGTCGCCAAGATGCGGCGCGGTCCCAATGGCGGCCTGTTCATCTGCGCTCCTGATGCGGGCCCGGCGACGCGAGCCATGGTGATCTACCTCGAGTACGTCGGCACCAGTGTGTCGGACCTGCTGCAGGCCCGGTTATTGCTCGAGCCGATCGCGGCGGGGCTGGCCGCGGAACGGATCACCGAAGAGGGTATCGATACCCTGCGCACGGCCCTCGAATACGAGGTCCGCCATGCCGACGAACCCGGAGTTCAGTCGCAGGATCCGCTGCATCCGATGCTGGGTGAATTATCCGGAAATCCGGTGCTGCACTTGTTCATCGATGTGCTGACCCGCCTCACCGCACGATATGCGAACACCTCGCGCCGACTCTCGAAGGCCGAGATTCTGAGCTCCAAGGAGACCTCGCGCATCGCGCATCGGGCCATCATCGATGCCGTCATCGATGGCGACGGCGCGCGGGCGCAGACGGATCTGACCGCACATCTGGAGTCGGTGGCCGCCTGGATCGAAAAGCACCGGGTACGTCGCGGACCGCGGGTCGCGGGCAATGTGATCGAGCCCGAAATGGTCGAGGGGCCGCGGGCGAAGCTCGCCGAAGTCGTCGCCGCCAGGATCCACGACGATATCGCCGCGCGCGGCTGGCAGGTCGGCATGGTGCTCGGCTCGGAGACCGATATGCTCGCCCGCTACGGGATCAGCCGAGCGGTGCTGCGCGAGGCCGTCCGTCTGCTCGAATACCACGCGGTCGCCCAGATGCGCCGCGGACCGGGCGGTGGACTGGTGGTCACCGAGCCCGAACCGCAGGCCAGCATCGACACGATGGCGCTGTTCCTCGAATACGAAGGCGTCACCGCGGACGATCTGCGAATCGTCCGCAATGCCATCGAACTCGGCATCGTCGCCCGGGTGACCGCCCGCTACGCCGACGGCGATAACGAAGTGGCGCAACGTCTCGCGGCGGCGGTCCGGTGGCCGACCGAGGGTCCGGCCGACGACCCGCGCAAGGCCGACCTCTTCCACACCGAGTTGGCCGATTTGGCCGGCAATCCGGTACTTTCGCTGTTCCTGTCGATCATCACCGAACTGTTCCGCCGCCACGCGGCCGGACATGATCAGCCGCTGCCCGGTGACACCGCCGCCGAGGAGGTCGAGCACGTGCACCAGCTCATCCTCGACGCGATCGTCCAGGGCGACGCCGGAATCGCCCGGCACCGCATGCGCCGCCACCTCGACGCACTCGCTCCTTGGTGGCACTGA
- a CDS encoding FAS1-like dehydratase domain-containing protein codes for MTSTEDKPAEQFGVLTDQAIERSRRRLGIPNPQRNPPHNYQVTWDGVRHFAFGYGDDNPLYCDPDYAAQTRWGSLIAPPTFLYTMGEDAAPKPDAETKALLKGDPFAGLGSYQAVMEFEWWQPLRLGDRSRVLQTQVGVQPKRSGFGGRTAHVTQDYLYTNGSGEMHAVRRGTWINAERHTSNKRAKEKLEQTPYTPAQLAEIDAAYAAETRRGAEPRYWEDVAVGEVLQPKVKGPLTTTDVVVWHLGWGMQLTPPGAFKIAANIRRKAPGLYPANGLNIPDTVQRLHWEPARAQELGLPNSYDYGGMRETWLCHLLTDWVGDDGWLWKLRCEHRKFNYIGDTTWVRGTVVDKRQVDGRNEIHLEVRCENQRGEITTPGTAVVLLPTRDHAVELPAPPAPDLDGMVAHELARFSVSG; via the coding sequence GTGACGAGCACCGAGGACAAGCCCGCTGAACAGTTCGGTGTGCTGACCGACCAGGCGATCGAGCGGTCCCGCCGCCGTCTCGGCATACCGAATCCCCAGCGCAATCCGCCGCACAACTACCAGGTGACCTGGGATGGGGTGCGCCACTTCGCATTCGGCTACGGCGACGACAATCCGCTGTACTGCGATCCGGACTACGCGGCGCAGACCCGCTGGGGTTCCCTGATCGCGCCGCCGACCTTCCTCTACACGATGGGCGAGGATGCCGCACCGAAGCCGGACGCCGAAACCAAGGCACTGCTGAAGGGTGACCCCTTCGCCGGGCTGGGCTCCTATCAGGCGGTGATGGAATTCGAGTGGTGGCAGCCGCTGCGCCTCGGTGACCGCAGCCGGGTGCTGCAGACTCAGGTCGGCGTCCAGCCCAAGCGCAGCGGCTTCGGCGGCCGCACCGCGCACGTCACCCAGGATTACCTGTACACCAACGGATCCGGTGAGATGCACGCTGTGCGGCGCGGCACCTGGATCAATGCCGAGCGGCACACCTCGAATAAGCGGGCCAAAGAGAAACTGGAGCAAACCCCGTATACGCCAGCACAACTCGCCGAAATCGACGCGGCGTACGCGGCCGAGACCAGGCGCGGCGCCGAACCGCGCTACTGGGAGGACGTGGCGGTCGGCGAGGTGCTGCAGCCCAAGGTGAAAGGGCCGCTGACCACCACCGATGTGGTCGTCTGGCATCTGGGCTGGGGTATGCAGCTCACCCCGCCGGGCGCATTCAAGATCGCCGCGAATATCCGGCGCAAGGCCCCGGGCCTGTACCCGGCCAACGGGTTGAACATTCCGGATACCGTGCAGCGCCTGCACTGGGAACCCGCGCGGGCACAGGAACTCGGGCTGCCGAACTCCTACGACTACGGCGGCATGCGCGAGACCTGGCTGTGCCATCTGCTCACCGACTGGGTCGGCGACGACGGCTGGCTGTGGAAACTGCGCTGCGAGCACCGCAAATTCAATTACATCGGCGATACCACCTGGGTGCGCGGCACGGTCGTCGACAAGCGACAGGTGGACGGGCGCAACGAGATTCACCTCGAGGTGCGCTGCGAGAACCAGCGGGGTGAGATCACCACACCCGGTACCGCCGTCGTGCTGTTGCCGACGCGGGACCACGCCGTCGAACTGCCCGCACCACCCGCCCCGGATCTGGACGGCATGGTGGCCCACGAACTGGCCCGGTTCAGCGTCAGCGGTTGA